The Phaeocystidibacter marisrubri genomic interval AGGAGCGACATACTTCCCACCGGATGTTTTGAACATCTCTTTTTTACGGTCAGTGATTTTCAAGTATTGCCCTTCTACAATCTCACCAATATCTCCAGTGTGAAACCAGCCGTCTTCGGTAAGAACTTCACGAGTCTTTTCAGGCTGCTTGTAGTAGCCCATCATGATGTTTGGTCCTTTTGCAAGGATCTCTCCATCTTCTGCAATCTTCACTTCAACATTGTTGATCGGACGACCTACGGTTCCAATGCGTGTTCCATCGTTCAGTGGACAGTTTACCGCAATTACTGGAGAGGTTTCGGTCAATCCATATCCCTCTTGAATATTGATGCCCGCGGCGAGGAAGATTCGAGCGAGACGAGGGTTTAATGCCGCAGAACCTGAAGCAATTGCCTTCACATTTCCACCCAAGGCCTGCTGCCATTTACTAAAGATCAGTTTTCGTGCAATACTGAGTTGGAAGTTGTAGAACGCACTGGTACCCTTCACATCATATTTCTCGCCCAATGATACAGCCCAGAAGAACAGAGCTCTTTTGATGCCGGTAAGCTCAGAACCAGTCAGCATGATTTTATCGAACACCTTTTCGAGAAGTCGTGGTACAGCCGTAAAGATGACTGGCTTCACTTCGCGAATATTATCCCCAATGGTGTCGAGTGATTCTGCATAATAAAGTGGTACACCAGAATAGGCGTACAAGTAAATGAGCATTCGCTCAAAAATATGACATAGTGGAAGGAAGCTAATGGCTCTTCCGTTGGTGTCGAGGGGGAGTCGGTCTTGACAATCTAGAACGTTAGAAACAATGTTCCAGTGACTCAACATTACCCCCTTGGGGCGCCCCGTAGTTCCCGAGGTATAGATCAGTGTCGCCAAATCGTCTTTCTCAACCGCATCCATGCGTTTTTGCATTTCTTCTGGATGTGGGTTTGCTTTTCCCAGTTCAAGAATTTCTGCCCAATTTGGAATGCCCGATTCATTATCGAAAATATAGATCTCTTTGAGGTTGGGACATTCAGCTTGAACTCGCTTAACCTTTTCGTAGAGTTCGAGATTGCTCACGAAACACATCTTCACCTCTGCTTCATTGAAGATATAAGCATAATCATCTTCTGATGCAGTGGGATACATGGGAACATCAATAGCGCCAGCTTGTAAAATACCAATGTCCATCACGTTCCATTCCCAGCGGTTGTTGGAACTGATGATGGCGATCTTATCCTTGGGTTGAATTCCCTTTTCGATAAGGGCGGAAGCAATATGTCCGGCATTATCAACGTACTCCTGCGTACTTACCTTGATCCATTCACCATTGACTTTTGTGGCAATAGCATCGGGAAGAGGGGAGTTCGCCAATTGATAGTGGGGAAAATCAAAAAGACGAGTGGGTTTGTTCATGATATTCTGCTATTTGGGCTAGTCTTATGCGTACTTAATACATTTTGTATACTACCTCGCCGTGAACCACAGTTGTTAAAACTTTGGTAGATAGTATTTTATCCGATTTTATACGAAGTAGGTTCTTGTCTAAAATAGTAAAGTCTGCCCACTTTCCCGCTTCGATGCTGCCTTTTTCGCTTTCTTCAAAGCATGCATAAGCGGCCCAAATGGTCATGCCTTTTAATGCGTCTACACGTCCAATGGCGTTTTCCATTTGGAATCCTTCGGGAGGATATCCAATTCCATCTTTTCGGATCGTGGCGGCATAGAAGGTTTCAATGGGACTGATGTCTTCTACTGGGAAATCGGTACCTAGGGCAAGGAGTCCAGCCTCATCCAACAAACGTTGATAGGCATAGGCGTATTGGATTCTTTCGGGTCCTAGTCGATTTTCCGCCCAAGGCATATCACTTGTGGCATGGGTAGGCTGAACAGAAGGAATGATTCCGTAGGTATTGAAGTATGCAAAATCGGAAGAGTCCATTACTTGAGCGTGTTCAATTCTCCATCGCAGGTCATTCTCTGGGGTGCAAAACTTACCGTAAATATCAAGGATGAGACGATTGGCACTGTCGCCAATGGCATGTGTGTTCATTTGGAACCCCGCTTTGGCCAAACGGGCAGCCGCGCTTCTGAAATGTTCTGGGTCGTGTAGGAGGAAGCCTCTTTCATTCGGAGCGTCGTGATAAGGATGAATGAGACAAGCCCCGCGAGAGCCCAAAGCACCATCTCCATAAAATTTGAAGCTTCTAACATTGAGGCGGTCTGATTTATACGGTCCGCGCTCACAGTAGTAATCCAAAGCTTCAGGAGAGTCTGAAACCATGGCATACACTTGCATTTTTAGGATACCGGCTTGCTGAAGT includes:
- a CDS encoding AMP-dependent synthetase/ligase, with amino-acid sequence MNKPTRLFDFPHYQLANSPLPDAIATKVNGEWIKVSTQEYVDNAGHIASALIEKGIQPKDKIAIISSNNRWEWNVMDIGILQAGAIDVPMYPTASEDDYAYIFNEAEVKMCFVSNLELYEKVKRVQAECPNLKEIYIFDNESGIPNWAEILELGKANPHPEEMQKRMDAVEKDDLATLIYTSGTTGRPKGVMLSHWNIVSNVLDCQDRLPLDTNGRAISFLPLCHIFERMLIYLYAYSGVPLYYAESLDTIGDNIREVKPVIFTAVPRLLEKVFDKIMLTGSELTGIKRALFFWAVSLGEKYDVKGTSAFYNFQLSIARKLIFSKWQQALGGNVKAIASGSAALNPRLARIFLAAGINIQEGYGLTETSPVIAVNCPLNDGTRIGTVGRPINNVEVKIAEDGEILAKGPNIMMGYYKQPEKTREVLTEDGWFHTGDIGEIVEGQYLKITDRKKEMFKTSGGKYVAPQIMENSFKESRFIEQIMVIGEGEKHPAAFVQPDFAFLKDWCERKNIPFTSNEEIVKDQRVIDRIKVEIDHTNERYGNWERVKKFELTPNIWSTEGGELTPKLSLRRKPIKQKYKDLYKNIYGHEPFI
- a CDS encoding amidohydrolase yields the protein MKSQLLFALSACIATLCSCNSPVQPGRADFVLEHADIVYPDSICRDCNIAVIDGKIESIYPSSSDEKWVGKEYLNVRRQFVYPGFIDAHTHFMAYGLGKYKVDLTGTKSWEDVVRRTVQFAKDHPELTFIEGRGWDQNDWEDSSFPTNDSLNFHFPNIQVVLTRVDGHAVIVNDYALAQSNYIPGEEIEGGLVHAPNDKPTGVLIDNAINLLNLPPHSRAQQIEALLEAEKDCFKAGLTSVVEAGLPRESIELIDSLQQAGILKMQVYAMVSDSPEALDYYCERGPYKSDRLNVRSFKFYGDGALGSRGACLIHPYHDAPNERGFLLHDPEHFRSAAARLAKAGFQMNTHAIGDSANRLILDIYGKFCTPENDLRWRIEHAQVMDSSDFAYFNTYGIIPSVQPTHATSDMPWAENRLGPERIQYAYAYQRLLDEAGLLALGTDFPVEDISPIETFYAATIRKDGIGYPPEGFQMENAIGRVDALKGMTIWAAYACFEESEKGSIEAGKWADFTILDKNLLRIKSDKILSTKVLTTVVHGEVVYKMY